Genomic window (Mesorhizobium sp. M4B.F.Ca.ET.058.02.1.1):
TGTTGTCGCGGGCAAACAAGTGCCCGAAAGCCATATTGCACAGACGCATGGCGCGAATGCGGCGACGGCGCGTGGTTGAGCCCTGGCCGGCGAACCCTGCGCGATGCCTGTTCCTACCACAGGGCGTCGCCGGTGATCTGGATGTTTTCCATGGTGATGCCCTGGCGGCGTCCGAGCACAGGAACACCGCGGGAACTGTTCCTGCAGTTCTTCCAACATCGGACGGAGCCATAACAGCCGGCATGTCATCGACGCCAGCTGCCGTTGCAATGGGGAAGGCCGTCCGCATACGCTAAGGTGAGTCGCTTTGCTGGAGGAAATGGATGGCCAAACCGCGAATCTTCCTGGGGTCCTCCGGAAAGCAGAAGAAGCTGTTGCAGGCGCTGACGCGCGGCCTCGAGGAGATTGCCCATGTCGAGCCCTGGACAACTGTTTTCAATCCCGGGACGACCACGCTGGGGCGCCTGCTCGAGCTTGCGCGCGAGGTCGACTTCGCCGCTTTCGTGTTCGCCCAGGACGAATGGACGAGCGCGAGCCAGCCGGAATCGGCCCCTACCGTTCCCGCCCAGGCTTCGCCGCGCGACAATGTGTTCGAGGCCGGCGGATACTTCACGACACGATCGGATACGAACTCGGAAGTAAATGCACGCACGTCCGGCGTCTATCTGCGCGCCGATCCGGAGGACGTGACCATCCTGGACGGGAACGACAATCAGCGTCGCATGGCGTTGATCGCGGAGCGGCTAAGCCATTGGACGTCGATCAAGAACCTCTAAAGCCAGGGCGCAGTGGTCTTCCCCCGACTGCCTTGCAGCGTCTCCGGCTGCTGATGCGCGCCGTTCGCCCCCACCAGGTTCTGGGCCGAGCCTGGAAGGCATGGCTGTACCGCGTCCGCATCGGGCAGCTGGTTCCGCCCAGGGCTCCGGCCACGCCGCTGCCGGCGCTTGGGAAGCACCGGACCTTGATCGTCTGCCACGACCCGGCCTTTCCACCGACATCGGGCGCCGATCTGCGGAATTTCGGCAATGCCACGGCGGCAGCTGAACTCGGGCGGGTCCGCCTCGTCTCGATCTGTCCGCGGACCGACGAAGCGCAGCCGCTCGACAGCAATATTGGTGTGGTTGCCCTGACCAAAGCGGGCGAAATGCGCGGCCCGTGGCTGGGCTGGCGGCGAGCCAAGGGCGAGAGCCGGATTCCACGCCGGGCGCTCGCCCGCCTCAAGGCGCTTGCCCGCGAGTTCCGCCCGGACACGATCGTCGTCGAGGGCATTGCGCTGTTCAGGTTGCTTCGGCCTTTGCGGCCGCTGACCGAGCAACTCGTCCTCGACATGCACAATGTCGAATCGAATCTCGCCGGACAGCTGGAACGGGCCCACGGCACCCTGGTCACCGCGCCTGATCTCAAACGCCTCGAACGAGAGGCCGCGAGGATCGTCGACAGGATCTGGGTCTGCTCGCGCCTTGACCGCGACAGACTCGAGCCATCGTCTTCCGGCACGGTGCCGATCGACATCGTCGCCAACGGCATTCCACGGGCCGAGGCCATTGCGAGGGTATTGCCGGCGCAGCCCGCATTTTCAGACGGCTTTCCAGTCATCCTGTTCGTCGGCCATCTCGGATACCAGCCTAACATCGAGGCCGCCGAACGGCTGGTCCGCAACATCCTGCCGCTCATCCGGCAGGCGCTGCCGCAGGCGAATGTTGTCCTTGCAGGACGCTCGCCTATGCCGGCCGTGCGGGCGCTGGCCGGTCTGGAAGGCGTTTCGCTCATCGAGGATCCGGATGACACAAGGCCGTTATTGGCCAAGGCTCACCTTTGCCTCGTTCCGCTTTCATCCGGCGGCGGCACGCGCATCAAGATCCTCGAGGCGATGGCCTTCGGCGTTCCCGTGCTGGCGACGCGGCTGGCGGCCGAGGGCCTGGACCTGGCCGAGGATGAAGAGGTGTTGCTGTCCGACGAGGACGAAAGGCTGGCAGAGAAGGCCATCGCGCTGTGCATGGACCCGCCCCGCATGGCCAGGCAGCGGACCCAAGCTCATGCAGCTGTGTGGTCACGGTTCGGGCCGCAAGCCATCGGCGATGCGGTTCGCCACGGGCTTCGGCTCGACGACGAGCACAAATGACGGCTGCCCCTACCTTTTGTCGACGATGACCGTGCCGGCAGACCTTGCGAAGTTCAAGGCCCTCCACGGGCCATGTGAACAGCCGGGCCCTGCGGCGTCAACGAGACTTCCGCCAGCGGCGCAGCTTGGTGCGCAGGAAGGAGACGCCGCCGAACGGCAGCGACGGCCAGCCCGGCGACAGGCCCTGCCCTTGCTGCATGCGCTGATGGACGAGCTCGGCCAGCCGGCATTTCGCCGGCGTTTCCAGGAGAGGCAGGCGGCTGGCGATCGACTCCGGCAGCGGTTGCGAGCGCCAGGCGAAATAGGCCTCATAGGCGCTGGGCGTCTCCAGCAGATGGCGGAGATAGGCGGCAAGCTCGGCCGGCGTGCCGAACGCCGTCGCGTCGATGTAGGAATTGGCAGGGACGAACTCGCCGACGTTGGGGGCGCCGAGATAGACCGGCACGCTGCCTGCACAGAGCGGATCGAAGATCTTCTCGGTGACGTAGTCGGGCGCGATCGAATTCTCCAGCGCCAGGCAGAAGTGATATCGCGCTATGGTCTCGATCTTGGTCTGCGATCCGAGATCGGGGCCTTCGATCTGTCGCGTGGGACGATAGCGGCCATAAGAATCGACGCCGATATGCCCGGCAAGCTCGGCTGCGAACGCCCCACGGCCGCTGAGATCGATGCTCGCGGACTGGAAACGCACCACCGGAGCGCTCTCGGTCTTGGAGGGTATCGCGCTGTTGCGTATCGCCTCCCACCAGCTCGCGTTCTGAGATTCTGGAGATAGGGTGTCCAGATGTCCGATCCGGACTCGTGCGTCATCGTGAGATCGAAATGCCGCATAAAGCCGGGAGCGGCGGCGCGCGGATAGTTCTGCGGTTCTCCATCGACCACGCGACCCATGTCTGGCCGGGATATTTGCGGGCGTCGCCGATCTCGCG
Coding sequences:
- a CDS encoding glycosyltransferase family 4 protein, which translates into the protein MDVDQEPLKPGRSGLPPTALQRLRLLMRAVRPHQVLGRAWKAWLYRVRIGQLVPPRAPATPLPALGKHRTLIVCHDPAFPPTSGADLRNFGNATAAAELGRVRLVSICPRTDEAQPLDSNIGVVALTKAGEMRGPWLGWRRAKGESRIPRRALARLKALAREFRPDTIVVEGIALFRLLRPLRPLTEQLVLDMHNVESNLAGQLERAHGTLVTAPDLKRLEREAARIVDRIWVCSRLDRDRLEPSSSGTVPIDIVANGIPRAEAIARVLPAQPAFSDGFPVILFVGHLGYQPNIEAAERLVRNILPLIRQALPQANVVLAGRSPMPAVRALAGLEGVSLIEDPDDTRPLLAKAHLCLVPLSSGGGTRIKILEAMAFGVPVLATRLAAEGLDLAEDEEVLLSDEDERLAEKAIALCMDPPRMARQRTQAHAAVWSRFGPQAIGDAVRHGLRLDDEHK
- a CDS encoding glycosyltransferase family 10, producing MRFQSASIDLSGRGAFAAELAGHIGVDSYGRYRPTRQIEGPDLGSQTKIETIARYHFCLALENSIAPDYVTEKIFDPLCAGSVPVYLGAPNVGEFVPANSYIDATAFGTPAELAAYLRHLLETPSAYEAYFAWRSQPLPESIASRLPLLETPAKCRLAELVHQRMQQGQGLSPGWPSLPFGGVSFLRTKLRRWRKSR
- a CDS encoding TIR domain-containing protein, with the protein product MAKPRIFLGSSGKQKKLLQALTRGLEEIAHVEPWTTVFNPGTTTLGRLLELAREVDFAAFVFAQDEWTSASQPESAPTVPAQASPRDNVFEAGGYFTTRSDTNSEVNARTSGVYLRADPEDVTILDGNDNQRRMALIAERLSHWTSIKNL